The Echinicola rosea genome has a segment encoding these proteins:
- the atpB gene encoding F0F1 ATP synthase subunit A, producing MLRKILCLSTLMSVFLLALSTTAFASSDAEGESENKTGFIMHHIKDSHEWHFATFGHTHVTLPLPVIIYSGDRGLEVYMSSDFQDHETHAFGVEHNGYYINEHDKLHAVDESRTFIDLSITKNVAMLIIVVFMIFWAVLSAARNYKRNPHGAPKGIASIIEPLVLFVRDEVAKPNIGPKYRKFTPYLLTIFFFILVGNLMGLVPGAANLTGNIAVTMTLAVFTWFATNLNGNKDYWKHVVATPGVPLPLLIVIVPVEIIGLFTKPFALMVRLFVAITAGHIVILSFIGLIFVFESYAVGVASTVMVVFINLIELLVAAIQAYVFTLFSAMYIGQAVAEHDHH from the coding sequence ATGCTTCGTAAGATTCTGTGCTTAAGCACCTTGATGTCAGTATTTTTGCTGGCGCTCTCGACTACAGCTTTTGCTTCATCTGATGCGGAAGGTGAAAGTGAAAACAAGACGGGATTCATCATGCACCACATAAAGGATTCGCATGAATGGCATTTCGCTACTTTTGGGCATACCCATGTGACCCTTCCGTTGCCGGTGATTATTTATTCTGGTGATCGAGGATTGGAGGTTTATATGTCCAGCGATTTCCAAGATCATGAAACCCACGCTTTTGGTGTAGAGCACAATGGTTATTATATCAATGAACACGATAAGCTGCATGCGGTGGATGAAAGCAGGACTTTTATAGACTTGTCCATTACCAAGAACGTCGCCATGCTGATTATTGTTGTGTTCATGATTTTCTGGGCAGTACTTTCTGCGGCAAGAAACTACAAAAGAAACCCTCATGGAGCACCTAAGGGCATTGCTTCTATTATCGAGCCATTGGTGTTGTTTGTGCGAGACGAAGTAGCCAAGCCAAATATCGGCCCGAAATACAGGAAGTTCACACCTTATTTATTAACCATATTTTTCTTCATCTTGGTCGGCAACCTAATGGGGCTAGTTCCCGGTGCTGCTAACCTGACTGGTAACATTGCTGTTACCATGACGCTTGCAGTGTTCACATGGTTTGCGACTAATCTTAACGGTAACAAGGACTATTGGAAGCATGTGGTTGCCACGCCAGGAGTGCCTCTACCGCTACTTATTGTTATTGTTCCGGTGGAAATTATCGGCCTATTTACGAAACCATTTGCTTTGATGGTGCGACTATTTGTTGCGATCACAGCAGGCCACATTGTAATCCTGAGCTTTATCGGTTTGATCTTCGTGTTCGAATCGTATGCAGTAGGAGTAGCCAGTACGGTAATGGTAGTATTTATCAACCTGATAGAA